The genomic stretch GCGGCATGGCCCGACCTGATCTGGGAGATGCGTCGCCGCTGCGATGCCGCGCGCGGACGGCTGTGCCTGTTCCAGGTGAGTGCGGAGATGCTGCCGCTGCTCGTCGAACTGGGACTCCAGCCGATGAAATATGGCGAGGAGGCGCTGGTCGACCTGTCGGGCGGCTTCACGCTGGCGGGCAGCGCGTATAAATCGCTGCGCCATTCGACCAACAAGGCGATTGCAGGCGGGCTGGTGTTCGAGGTGATCCCGGCGAGCGAGGTCCGCGCGCACGGCGATGCGTTGCGGCGCGTGTCCGATGCCTGGCTCGCGGGGAAGGTCGGGCCCGAAAAGGGATTCAGCCTGGGGCGGTTCGATATCGACTATCTCGCGCGCTTCGATTGCGCGGTGCTGCGGCTTGGCGGGGAGATCGTGGCCTTCGCCAATATCTGGGAGACGCCCAATCGCGCCGAAATCTCGGTCGATCTGATGCGGCACCTCCCCGATACGCCCTATGGCGCGATGGACCTGCTGTTCGTCCGGCTGTTCCAGCATGGCGCCGAGCGCGGCTTTGCGCGCTTCAACCTCGGCATGGCGCCGCTGTCGGGGCTGCATGGCGGCCCGCTCGCGCCGATCTGGGCGCGGCTGGGCGCGGCGGTCTATGGCCATGGCGAGCGGCTGTACGGCTTTTCGGGGCTGCGCGCGTTCAAGAGCAAGTTCTCGCCGACCTGGGTTCCCCGCTATGTCGGGATGTCGCCCGGCATCTCGGTGCCGCGCGCGCTGCTCGATCTGGTCCACCTCGTCGGGGGGTGAGCAGCGCGCCCGTCCCTCGCGCGCGAGCGAACAGCGCCGTAGTTTCGCTGCCCGGGCGCGTTTCGCTCGCGATGGTGGCCCCCGGGCTGCGGAAAAAACGCCCGAAATCCGACTCTGTCCGCCGCTCCCTCTAAAAAGAGAGGGAGCGCGGGAGTCCTGCTCTTCGGCCGAGGGTATCGGCCCCGGGGAGGAGAGCAGTCACGTCCCGCCGATCGAATTCGATTATCGGAAAGCGGGAAACTCAATGAAGACGTGCCTCCTCGTCAGCGCAGCCGTCCTGGCGATTACCACGCCGGCCTTTGCGCAGAATGCCGACCCGTCTCCGACGGGGGATGCCGCCCCCGCCAAACGGGATGTGGCCGAGAAGGAGGTCTTTTCGACCGGCGTCGCCAAGGGTCGCGACCGGCTGGACAGCGCGACGTCGACCAGCGCGCTGAAGGGGGACGACATCCAGACGCTGGGCGCGCGCTCGCTTGCCGAAATCCTGCGCAACATCCCGGGCATCCGCACCGAGTCCTCGACCGGCGAAGGCAATTCCAACTACACGATCCGCGGCCTGCCGCTGGCGTCGGGCGGCTCGAAGTACATGCAGCTCGAGGAAGACGGCCTGCCCGTGCTCGAATTCGGCGACATCTTCAACGTGGCGTCGGATATCTTCATCCGCGCCGACTTCAATCTCTCCGCTGTAGAGGCGATCCGCGGCGGATCGGCGTCGACCTTTGCGTCGAACTCGCCCGGCGGGGTCATCAATCTGATTTCGAAGACCGGCGACGTCGAAGGCGGCGCGGTGCAGGTGAGCACCGGGCTCGATTATGGCGAGCACCGGCTGGACTTCGATTATGGCGCCAAGCTCAGCGACACCGTGCGCTTCCACTTTGGCGGCTTCTACCGCGTCGGCGAGGGGCCGCGTGCGACCGGGTTCGACGCCTATCGGGGCGGCCAGATCAAGTTCAACGTGACCAAGCAGTTCGCCAACGGCTTCATCCGCGTCTATGGCAAATATCTCGACGATCGCTCGCCGCAATATATGCCGGTGCCCGTCAAGATCACCGGCACCAACGACAAGCCGGTATTCTCCAGCTTCCCCAATTTCGACATCGGCAAGGATTCGACGCTGTCGCGCTACAATCCGGGCCTGACCACGCTCGATGGCGCCAACCAGCCCTATCATGACCCGATCAGCAGCGGTCTGCATGCGATGGTCAAGTCGGTCGGACTGGAAGCCCAGTTCGAAGTCGCCGGGTGGTCGATCAGCAACCGCGCGCGCTATTCGGACATTTCGGGCAGCACGCTGCGCGACCAGCCCTTTTCGATCGATACCGCCAGCGCGATGGCCACTGCGATCGGCGGGGCCGGGGCCACGCTCAGCTACGCCAGCGGGCCGAACGCCGGGCAGCGGATCACCAATCCCGCAACGCTCAACGGCAACGGCCTGGTCGGCAACATGCTGATGCCCGAGGTCAAGGTGCATTCGCTCAACAATTTCACGAACGATCTGCGCGCCAATCGGTCGTGGAAGGTCGGTCGGGGCAATCTCACGGTCACCGGCGGCGTCTACAAGGCGCTGCAGACGATCAACACCGACTGGCTGTACACCAACGTCCTCCAGAGTTTTTCCGGCGACGGGAACTCGACGCTGATCGACGTCACCAATGCGGCGGGCACGCCGGTGACCCAGGACGGGTTCGTCGCCTATGACCTGAACGTCACTCCGGGAACCTATCGTCGCAAGTTCGACGTCGATTACGACATTACTGCGCCTTATGGTTCGGTGAACTATCATATCGGCAAGATCGCGATCGGCGCCAGCGTCCGCTACGACATGGGCAAGGTGCGTGGCCAGGTTTTCGGGTCGGAACTGGGCGGCGGTCGGATCGGGCTTACGTCGTACGACTTCAACAATGACGGCAAGATCTCGATCGCCGAGGGCAAGACCGCGATCCTCCCGCTGACGCGCCCCGCGCCGGTCCATTACGACTATAACTATCTCAGCTATTCGACCGGTATCAACTTCCGCATCGCCGAGCCGCTCGCGGTATGGGCGCGCTACAGCCGCGGCGCGCGCGCCAGCGCCGACAAGATCCTGTTCACCTCGGCAGTAAGCCCCGCCGACGGCAGCATGCCCGTTTCGAGCGACGGCTATGACACCGTCAAGCAGACCGAAATCGGAGTGAAGTTCCGCAAGTCGGGCGTGAACCTCAATGTCACGGGCTTTCTCGCCGACACGACCGACCACAATGTCCAGGGCGGCACGGGGCTTCAGGTGCTGCGCGATTACCGCGCCTATGGCGTGGAACTGGAAGGCAGCTTCCGGCGCGGGCCGTTCCGCCTGACGGCGGGCACGACCTATACCCATGCCGAGCTGGTCAAGGATTATCTGGTCAGCGCAGTGAACGGCAACACGCCGCGGCATCAGCCGAAGTTCATCTTCCAGGCGACGCCCGAGTTCGAGACCAGGCACTTCACGGTCGGCTTCAACGTGGTGGGTAACACCAGCAGCTATGCGCAGGACACCAACCTGCTCAAGATGCCCGGCTATACCGTGGTGAACACCTTCCTGCAGATCAGGCCGGTCGAGCGCGTGCAGTTGATGGTCAACGTCAACAACCTGTTCGACCAGGTCGGCTTTTTCGAAGTCACCCAGGCGTCGGTTCCCGCCAGCGGGATCGGCTGGGGGCGGTCGGTCAATGGCCGCACCATTTCCAGCGCACTGCGCTTTTCGTTCTGACCCCAGTTCGGGCAGCCGGGGCAACGCCGCCCCGGCTGCCGGGAACTTCCCAATCGAGAGTTGTCACAATGTTGAAGTCGCTGAAGATACCACGGAAGCTCGGGTTGTCGTTCCTGACCGTCTGCGCATCGGCTGCGATCATGATGGTCGTGTTCTACAGCAACATCGCCATGATCCGGACGACGACCGACGGCAATAACCTCAGCCAGTCGATCCACGCCCAGGCGCTGACGCTGGAGACCGCGCTGCTGCGCCAGAACAGCCAGCTCCGCGGGTTTCTGGTGACCGCCGATCCGACGTATCTGAAGTCCTATTACGAAGCGCGCGACGAATATGACACGACGTCCGCCGACCTCGAAAAGCGCCTGAGCGACCCCGCGCAGCGCGACGCGGTGCTCGAATCGCGCAAGGAGACGCTCGCCTGGCGCACCCAATGGGGCGATCGGCTGATCGAGGAGGTCAAGGCCGGCCAGCGCGACGCCGCGCAGGACGCAGTGCGCGCCGCGGGCAAGGCGGTTCTGGTCAGCGCGGCGGTGCTCCCGCTGCGCAGCATCCGTGAGGCGCAAAGCGCGCTGATCGAGAAGAATTCGAACAACCAGAATGCCGCGATCAGCTCTGCGATGACGGCATTGATCGTCGGCGGCATCGCGCTGATCGGTGTCGCGATCACGATGGCCGCGCTGCTCACCGGCGTGATCGCCCGACCGGTGACGCGTCTCACCACGACAATGGCCAGCCTCGCGGCGGGTCGCAACGACATCGACGTGCCCGACGTCGATCGCGGCGACGAACTGGGCGACATGGCGCGCGCGGTGCTCGTCTTCCGCGACGCGGCAGTGGCGAAGCAGGCTGCCGAAGCGGCGAATGCAAAGGCCGAAGCCGCGCAGAAGCTGGTGGTCGAGACGATCTCGACGCATCTCTCCGAACTCGCGGGGGGCAACCTCACTGCGCGCATCACCGAGGATTTCCCGGGCGACTATGCCGCGGTGAAGACCAATTTCAACGACGCCG from Sphingomonas hengshuiensis encodes the following:
- a CDS encoding TonB-dependent receptor domain-containing protein; its protein translation is MKTCLLVSAAVLAITTPAFAQNADPSPTGDAAPAKRDVAEKEVFSTGVAKGRDRLDSATSTSALKGDDIQTLGARSLAEILRNIPGIRTESSTGEGNSNYTIRGLPLASGGSKYMQLEEDGLPVLEFGDIFNVASDIFIRADFNLSAVEAIRGGSASTFASNSPGGVINLISKTGDVEGGAVQVSTGLDYGEHRLDFDYGAKLSDTVRFHFGGFYRVGEGPRATGFDAYRGGQIKFNVTKQFANGFIRVYGKYLDDRSPQYMPVPVKITGTNDKPVFSSFPNFDIGKDSTLSRYNPGLTTLDGANQPYHDPISSGLHAMVKSVGLEAQFEVAGWSISNRARYSDISGSTLRDQPFSIDTASAMATAIGGAGATLSYASGPNAGQRITNPATLNGNGLVGNMLMPEVKVHSLNNFTNDLRANRSWKVGRGNLTVTGGVYKALQTINTDWLYTNVLQSFSGDGNSTLIDVTNAAGTPVTQDGFVAYDLNVTPGTYRRKFDVDYDITAPYGSVNYHIGKIAIGASVRYDMGKVRGQVFGSELGGGRIGLTSYDFNNDGKISIAEGKTAILPLTRPAPVHYDYNYLSYSTGINFRIAEPLAVWARYSRGARASADKILFTSAVSPADGSMPVSSDGYDTVKQTEIGVKFRKSGVNLNVTGFLADTTDHNVQGGTGLQVLRDYRAYGVELEGSFRRGPFRLTAGTTYTHAELVKDYLVSAVNGNTPRHQPKFIFQATPEFETRHFTVGFNVVGNTSSYAQDTNLLKMPGYTVVNTFLQIRPVERVQLMVNVNNLFDQVGFFEVTQASVPASGIGWGRSVNGRTISSALRFSF
- a CDS encoding methyl-accepting chemotaxis protein, which translates into the protein MLKSLKIPRKLGLSFLTVCASAAIMMVVFYSNIAMIRTTTDGNNLSQSIHAQALTLETALLRQNSQLRGFLVTADPTYLKSYYEARDEYDTTSADLEKRLSDPAQRDAVLESRKETLAWRTQWGDRLIEEVKAGQRDAAQDAVRAAGKAVLVSAAVLPLRSIREAQSALIEKNSNNQNAAISSAMTALIVGGIALIGVAITMAALLTGVIARPVTRLTTTMASLAAGRNDIDVPDVDRGDELGDMARAVLVFRDAAVAKQAAEAANAKAEAAQKLVVETISTHLSELAGGNLTARITEDFPGDYAAVKTNFNDAVTALRALLASVMETTSTIRTGSSEIAQASEDLARRTESNAASLEETAAAVTQMDGRLRATADAAKRTVGQADATMASVTDGRATADEAVQAMTRVADSAKGIDSVIEGLDKIAFQTRVLAMNAAVEAGRAGEAGRGFAVVADLVSALAMRAEEEAGRARDQLTATQTDIVTAVQAVQRVDGALSDISQGVGAVHQLLGDMATDNQAQASAITEISSALGSMDQATQQNAAMVEETSAAARNLAGEVGTLTEQARQFNIGDGGAGPARRMPSFDGPVRQLPPAAVSALVRTPSGASDDWQSF